From Salinibacterium sp. ZJ450, one genomic window encodes:
- the panB gene encoding 3-methyl-2-oxobutanoate hydroxymethyltransferase, producing the protein MIDKPVKRVRTRHFQNAKNEGIKITGLTSYDMLTAEIFDAAGIDFLLVGDSAGNNVMGYDTTLPVTVDELIPLTRAVARATQRAFVIADMPFGSYETSPDEALHTAFRFMKETQAHAVKLEGGVRSAEQIRRIVSAGIPVMAHIGFTPQSEHGLGGHLIQGRAPQLAQLLADAHAVEDAGAFAVVLEMVTSDAAAQVTKELRIPTIGVGAGPHVDGQLLVWTDWAGLSTGRIPKFVKQYADLKGVLTQAVTSYRADVDAGTYPGPEHSYDV; encoded by the coding sequence ACGGGCCTGACCAGCTACGACATGCTGACGGCCGAGATCTTCGACGCGGCGGGTATCGACTTCCTGCTGGTCGGAGACTCCGCGGGCAACAACGTTATGGGCTACGACACCACCCTGCCGGTCACCGTCGACGAGCTGATCCCGCTGACCCGTGCTGTCGCCCGCGCCACTCAGCGTGCCTTCGTCATCGCCGACATGCCATTCGGCAGCTACGAGACCAGCCCAGACGAGGCGCTGCACACCGCGTTCCGGTTCATGAAGGAAACGCAGGCGCACGCCGTCAAGCTGGAAGGTGGGGTGCGCAGCGCGGAGCAGATCCGGCGCATCGTCTCCGCCGGCATCCCGGTGATGGCGCACATCGGCTTCACACCGCAGAGCGAACACGGCCTCGGCGGCCACCTGATCCAGGGACGCGCCCCCCAGCTCGCGCAGTTGCTGGCCGACGCGCACGCCGTGGAAGACGCCGGCGCGTTCGCCGTGGTGCTGGAAATGGTCACGTCGGATGCCGCGGCTCAAGTTACTAAAGAGCTGAGAATTCCGACCATCGGGGTGGGTGCGGGACCTCACGTTGATGGTCAGTTGTTAGTCTGGACCGATTGGGCCGGTCTCAGCACCGGTCGCATCCCCAAATTCGTCAAGCAGTACGCTGACTTGAAGGGCGTGCTCACACAAGCCGTCACGTCCTATCGAGCCGACGTCGACGCGGGCACCTACCCCGGCCCCGAGCACAGCTACGACGTCTAG
- the gdhA gene encoding NADP-specific glutamate dehydrogenase — MTPSATRTLHDVYETAVARNAGEPEFHQALREVLDSIAPVLAHHPEYVDAGILTRLVEPERQIIFRVPWTDDAGKVQVNRGFRVQFNSALGPFKGGLRFHPSVNLGIIKFLGFEQIFKNALTAQGIGGAKGGSDFDPHNRSDAEIMRFSQSFMSELYHHLGEHTDVPAGDIGVGAREIGFLFGQYRRLTNRHESGMFTGKGVQWGGAEVRTEATGYGAVYFTEEMLAVKGEGIDGRTAVVSGSGNVAIYAIEKVQQLGGTAITASDSSGYIVDEAGIDVDLLKQIKEVERHRVSEYAERRSSARFISGGSVWDVPGDIALPSATQNELNETHAYRLIKNGVVAVAEGANMPSTPEAVHAFQQAGVLFAPGKAANAGGVATSALEMSQNAARQRWDFESSEDKLRTIMRGIHSASYQAADKYGKPGDYVVGANSAGFVRVADAMLAQGLI; from the coding sequence ATGACCCCCTCTGCCACCAGAACGCTCCACGACGTCTACGAGACCGCGGTCGCCCGCAATGCCGGCGAACCAGAGTTCCATCAGGCACTCCGTGAGGTGTTGGACTCAATCGCCCCGGTGCTCGCCCACCATCCCGAATACGTCGACGCCGGCATCCTGACCCGGCTGGTTGAGCCGGAGCGGCAGATCATCTTCCGGGTGCCGTGGACCGACGACGCCGGCAAGGTGCAGGTGAACCGCGGCTTCCGCGTGCAGTTCAACTCTGCGCTCGGACCGTTCAAGGGCGGACTCCGGTTCCACCCGAGCGTGAACCTCGGCATCATCAAGTTCCTCGGCTTCGAGCAGATCTTCAAGAACGCCCTCACCGCGCAGGGCATCGGCGGCGCGAAGGGCGGCTCCGACTTCGACCCGCACAACCGCAGCGACGCCGAGATCATGCGGTTCTCACAGAGCTTCATGTCTGAGCTGTACCACCACCTCGGCGAGCACACCGACGTCCCCGCGGGTGACATCGGTGTCGGCGCACGCGAGATCGGTTTCTTGTTCGGACAGTACCGCCGGCTGACGAACCGTCACGAGTCCGGCATGTTCACCGGCAAGGGTGTGCAGTGGGGCGGCGCCGAGGTGCGCACCGAGGCCACCGGCTATGGGGCGGTGTACTTCACCGAGGAAATGCTCGCGGTGAAGGGTGAAGGCATTGATGGTCGCACGGCCGTAGTGTCCGGCTCCGGCAATGTGGCGATCTACGCGATCGAGAAGGTGCAGCAGCTTGGCGGCACGGCGATCACCGCGTCAGACTCCTCCGGCTACATCGTCGATGAGGCCGGGATCGACGTGGACCTGCTGAAGCAGATCAAAGAGGTGGAACGCCACCGGGTGTCGGAATATGCCGAACGCCGCTCGTCGGCGCGGTTCATCTCTGGCGGAAGCGTCTGGGACGTGCCGGGCGACATCGCGCTGCCCTCGGCAACCCAGAACGAGCTGAACGAGACCCACGCGTACCGTCTGATCAAGAATGGTGTCGTGGCGGTGGCCGAAGGCGCCAACATGCCCAGCACCCCCGAGGCGGTGCACGCCTTCCAGCAGGCCGGTGTGCTGTTCGCCCCCGGCAAGGCGGCAAACGCGGGTGGCGTCGCGACATCCGCCCTGGAGATGAGCCAGAACGCGGCCCGTCAGCGCTGGGACTTCGAATCCAGCGAGGACAAGCTGCGCACGATCATGCGCGGCATCCACAGTGCGTCGTACCAGGCCGCCGACAAGTACGGCAAGCCCGGCGACTACGTGGTTGGCGCGAACTCGGCCGGGTTCGTGCGCGTCGCCGACGCGATGCTTGCCCAGGGCCTGATCTAA
- a CDS encoding SPOR domain-containing protein, with protein sequence MGEYWYNTRTGEVEEGKISNSIDRAGPFATREEAARAPEIIAERSRKWAAEEAADDTK encoded by the coding sequence ATGGGCGAGTACTGGTACAACACCCGCACCGGCGAGGTGGAAGAGGGCAAGATCTCGAACTCGATCGATCGGGCCGGGCCGTTCGCGACGCGGGAAGAGGCCGCGCGGGCGCCGGAGATCATCGCGGAACGCTCCCGCAAGTGGGCAGCAGAAGAGGCCGCCGACGACACGAAGTAG
- the map gene encoding type I methionyl aminopeptidase, whose amino-acid sequence MPRDKHGHLTPGRVSPMRAVPRTIDRPEYVGRVEPSPYAGGDVYEHDEIELIRESGRIAADAIAAVGVAVRPGATTDDLDAIGHEFVVAAGAYPSCLGYRGFPKSVCTSVNEVICHGIPDDTVLEAGDIINIDITAFKNGMHGDSNMTFTVGEPTPQVSDLVTRTAESLRRGMKAVAPGRQINVIGRAIESYAKRFGYGVVRDFTGHGVGRAFHSGLVIPHYDAAPAFDTVIQHGMVFTIEPMLTLGTADWDMWDDGWTVTTKDKSITAQFEHTMVVTDRGVDILTLP is encoded by the coding sequence ATGCCGAGGGATAAGCATGGACATCTCACGCCAGGACGGGTGAGTCCGATGCGGGCGGTGCCCCGCACCATTGACCGGCCGGAGTACGTGGGCCGCGTGGAACCGTCGCCGTACGCCGGCGGCGATGTGTACGAGCACGACGAGATCGAACTGATCCGCGAGTCCGGGCGGATCGCCGCGGACGCGATCGCCGCCGTCGGTGTGGCGGTTCGGCCCGGTGCGACCACCGACGACCTGGACGCCATCGGGCACGAGTTCGTGGTCGCCGCCGGCGCGTATCCGAGCTGCCTCGGCTACCGGGGGTTCCCGAAGTCGGTGTGCACCTCGGTCAACGAGGTGATCTGCCACGGCATCCCGGATGACACCGTGCTCGAGGCCGGCGACATCATCAACATCGACATCACCGCGTTCAAGAACGGCATGCACGGCGACAGCAACATGACGTTCACGGTCGGTGAGCCCACGCCCCAGGTCAGCGACCTCGTCACCCGCACCGCCGAGTCGCTGCGTCGCGGCATGAAAGCGGTCGCACCGGGCCGGCAGATCAACGTGATCGGCCGGGCCATCGAGAGCTATGCCAAGCGCTTCGGCTACGGGGTGGTGCGCGACTTCACCGGGCACGGCGTCGGCCGGGCCTTCCACTCGGGACTGGTGATCCCGCACTACGACGCCGCCCCCGCGTTCGACACCGTGATCCAGCACGGCATGGTCTTCACCATCGAACCCATGCTCACCCTCGGCACCGCGGACTGGGACATGTGGGACGACGGCTGGACCGTCACCACCAAGGACAAGAGCATCACCGCCCAGTTCGAGCACACCATGGTGGTCACCGACCGAGGCGTCGACATTCTGACGCTTCCGTAA
- the ppgK gene encoding polyphosphate--glucose phosphotransferase — translation MTLAVGIDIGGTGIKGGIVDVDSGERISDRIKISTPSGGEPDAIVDCVLDLITQLGVDDDRMPVGVCFPAIVLHGRTMSAANVSKRWIGLNAEKLFEKALGRDIHFVNDADAAGVAEARYGAAQHEDGLVIMTTLGTGIGSALIHNGVLVPNAELGHLEIDGYDAESRAANSARENEKLSWAEWAERLQRFYSHVEFLFSPDLFIVGGGVSKYYEEFLPLLKLRAPIVPAELRNNAGILGAAALAVRPTAEQQAHGR, via the coding sequence ATGACGCTTGCAGTAGGAATCGACATTGGCGGAACCGGCATCAAGGGCGGCATCGTCGACGTCGACAGCGGGGAACGCATCAGCGACCGGATCAAGATCTCCACCCCGTCCGGCGGCGAGCCCGATGCCATCGTCGACTGCGTGCTTGACCTGATCACTCAGCTGGGTGTGGATGACGACCGGATGCCGGTGGGTGTCTGCTTTCCGGCGATCGTGCTGCACGGCCGGACCATGTCGGCGGCGAACGTCAGCAAGCGGTGGATCGGGTTGAACGCGGAGAAGCTGTTCGAGAAGGCGTTGGGTCGCGACATCCACTTCGTCAATGATGCGGATGCCGCGGGCGTCGCCGAGGCGCGATATGGGGCGGCGCAGCACGAAGACGGCCTGGTCATCATGACCACGCTCGGCACCGGTATCGGTTCGGCGCTGATCCATAACGGCGTGCTGGTGCCGAACGCCGAGCTGGGGCACCTGGAGATCGACGGCTACGACGCCGAGTCGCGGGCGGCGAACAGCGCCAGGGAGAACGAGAAGCTCAGCTGGGCAGAGTGGGCGGAACGGCTGCAGCGGTTCTACTCGCACGTGGAGTTCCTGTTCTCCCCCGACCTGTTCATCGTTGGCGGTGGCGTCTCGAAGTATTACGAGGAGTTCCTGCCGCTGCTCAAGCTGCGGGCGCCGATCGTGCCGGCGGAGCTTCGCAACAACGCCGGGATACTCGGCGCCGCGGCTCTTGCGGTGCGCCCGACCGCAGAACAGCAGGCGCACGGCAGGTAG
- a CDS encoding ester cyclase, whose translation MNARENFERSIEALNRHDMEAFASSYAPDTLVYDPQNAETLRNRDAVEKDITEFMRAFPDARFEIIDLLGDEHTAAGRFQMTGTHQGPMVTPDGEIPATGKTVTTEFGVFSRVNDDGEVVEEHRFYNPADLLAQVGVKQLQLG comes from the coding sequence ATGAACGCGCGCGAAAACTTCGAGAGGTCGATCGAGGCACTGAACCGGCACGACATGGAAGCATTTGCGAGCTCCTATGCGCCCGACACGCTCGTCTACGATCCGCAGAATGCCGAGACGCTCAGGAACCGCGACGCGGTCGAGAAGGACATCACCGAGTTCATGCGTGCCTTCCCCGACGCCCGGTTCGAAATCATCGATCTGCTCGGCGACGAACACACCGCAGCGGGTCGGTTCCAGATGACCGGAACCCATCAGGGTCCGATGGTGACGCCCGACGGCGAGATTCCTGCAACCGGCAAGACTGTCACGACGGAATTCGGCGTGTTCTCGCGAGTCAACGATGACGGCGAAGTCGTCGAGGAACACCGGTTCTACAACCCGGCCGATCTACTCGCGCAAGTCGGTGTCAAGCAGCTTCAGCTCGGCTGA
- a CDS encoding zinc ribbon domain-containing protein, which produces MALKASPDQQALLLDLQTLDTRLQQLAHRSKALPEHAALNALLTEADALRRRLADESGEAEDAQSELARVESDVAVVEARITRDTDRVQHSSSVKDVNALEQELEALRRRRSDLEDIELQVMERLEGLQSTVDGTKAELAVLNTRIAAVTAERDAALASLESERSHASANRSTIASKVPADLLALYEKQRDRYGWGASHLRGGVSSASGVRLNESDMAVVRASAPDDVVLCPDSNAILVRTNESGL; this is translated from the coding sequence ATGGCGCTGAAAGCCAGCCCCGATCAGCAGGCTCTATTGCTTGACCTGCAAACGCTCGACACGCGGCTGCAGCAGCTGGCACACCGCTCGAAAGCGCTGCCAGAGCATGCGGCGCTGAACGCGCTGTTGACCGAGGCCGACGCGCTGCGGCGACGGTTGGCCGACGAGTCCGGGGAGGCCGAGGACGCGCAGAGCGAGCTGGCTCGCGTCGAATCGGATGTCGCGGTGGTCGAGGCTCGCATCACCCGTGACACCGACCGGGTGCAGCACTCCTCGTCGGTGAAGGACGTGAACGCGCTCGAGCAGGAGTTGGAGGCGTTGCGCCGTCGCCGGAGCGATCTGGAAGACATCGAGCTGCAGGTGATGGAGCGGCTCGAGGGGCTGCAATCCACCGTTGACGGCACGAAAGCCGAGCTGGCCGTGCTGAACACCCGGATCGCGGCGGTGACCGCTGAGCGCGATGCCGCACTGGCCAGCCTGGAGAGCGAGCGCAGCCACGCCTCCGCCAACCGGTCCACCATCGCCTCGAAGGTGCCCGCCGACCTGCTGGCCCTCTACGAGAAGCAGCGCGACCGCTACGGCTGGGGTGCCTCTCACCTGCGCGGCGGCGTGTCGAGCGCGAGCGGTGTGAGGCTCAACGAGTCGGACATGGCCGTCGTGCGCGCATCGGCCCCCGACGACGTGGTGCTCTGCCCCGACTCGAACGCGATCCTGGTGCGCACGAACGAGTCGGGACTCTAG
- a CDS encoding Nif3-like dinuclear metal center hexameric protein yields the protein MPPTVHEVNSAIQTLWPLDGAEPWDAPGFLSGDPAAQVSSIHLAVDAVADTVDEAIELGADLLLVHHPLLLRGVTSIAEDRYKGALLARLIRGNCALIAAHTNADVVETGTSAVFAHALGLHGQKPIVEGTRPGRGLGRVGKLKQPTSLGALARTLGDLLPATASGIRVAGRYEQPITTVALCGGAGDSLLSEPAVLAADVYITSDLRHHPASESRENARVAGGPALIDVAHWASEWLWLAAAASELRAALPGVTVTVSELRTDPWDFTVVQ from the coding sequence GTGCCGCCCACCGTTCACGAGGTCAATTCCGCGATCCAGACGCTCTGGCCTCTCGATGGCGCGGAGCCGTGGGATGCCCCCGGCTTCCTGTCCGGAGACCCCGCAGCCCAGGTGTCGTCGATCCACCTGGCGGTCGACGCCGTCGCGGACACCGTCGATGAGGCGATCGAGCTCGGCGCTGACCTGCTGCTCGTGCACCATCCATTGCTGCTGCGCGGCGTCACCTCCATCGCGGAAGATCGCTACAAGGGCGCCCTGCTGGCGAGACTGATCCGCGGCAACTGCGCCCTGATCGCCGCCCACACCAACGCCGACGTGGTCGAGACCGGCACGTCCGCGGTCTTTGCCCACGCGCTCGGGCTGCACGGGCAGAAGCCGATCGTCGAGGGCACCCGACCGGGTCGCGGACTCGGCAGGGTCGGCAAGCTGAAGCAGCCGACATCGCTGGGCGCCCTGGCGCGCACCCTCGGCGATCTGCTGCCGGCCACCGCATCCGGCATCCGCGTCGCCGGACGCTACGAGCAACCCATCACGACGGTCGCGCTGTGCGGGGGAGCGGGTGACTCGCTGCTCTCCGAGCCGGCCGTGCTCGCCGCCGACGTGTACATCACCTCCGACCTGCGGCATCACCCGGCCTCCGAGTCGCGGGAGAACGCGCGCGTGGCGGGCGGTCCTGCGCTCATCGATGTCGCCCACTGGGCCAGCGAATGGCTCTGGCTTGCCGCGGCGGCCTCCGAACTGCGGGCGGCCCTCCCGGGCGTCACGGTTACGGTGAGCGAACTGCGCACCGATCCGTGGGACTTCACCGTCGTGCAATGA
- a CDS encoding cytosine permease, with translation MATVEDAPDDQSAPGPRRSTWAPPPGGFDESALRAGDPTRDAVPSEQPVDPEPEPALPAPPPRRSLDDDEIVRALEAAQGPTTETIDLIAQIEQQMSLREREVAEYREWEAEMVALGTPDAFAALENSRGTFTGVIPVITAESAYAVTVPVPSAIDEADVADGADVADRTDVADGTATSDRAAAYARPSEDEDASAADLAAEDTPASPNETAPAPARVHSFEALLAGAVDLPHRAEPLELAEDHLAPSLDQLSRGWRNDELSGFSGPDSAIDAAEPDVDAGDAVEPDATASVSDVEVAQPHADSAAPADSAELAGADEQAGTAGLAATAAPAQAADPVDTTPPLEPAAPAEPAITAVPARPRERTRASVWQVEAAGLEPTPREARTGRASRMLWLWFALSSSAVSMGVGAVVFSLGLSLRQSIVAVLVGVGLSFLPLGLGTLAGKWSGQPTMVVSRASFGLRGNIVPALLAVITRVFWAAVLLWLLATSISSALAHGQLLGALSEGQASAIALAVAFVIAAAIAFFGFRLLAIVQLVLGIASAVLVIGLIVLTAGRINLDNALLVPDGDWFVALGGAVVVFSVVGLAWATSASDLARYQQPGAPGGRSMVWATVGATVPPFVLISWGALLSASDSALAPELATDPIAALAAVVPSWFLIPLMASAALSLLAAVSVALYSSGFAIQATGLRVPRQFAVVIGGILLLIGAAVLSAAALPFDLVLRDVATTLAVPVAAWVGIFAAELMIRNRRFSSRSLLASGGAYADMRWLNLGALVVITVIGYGFTAATLDGYGWQGYLLDALNVARDSPLALTDFGVLVALGLGLITPIAFGVSAIRDQESAGA, from the coding sequence ATGGCCACCGTGGAAGACGCACCCGACGACCAGTCTGCTCCCGGTCCGCGCCGCTCCACCTGGGCACCGCCTCCTGGCGGTTTCGACGAGTCCGCATTGCGGGCCGGCGACCCCACTCGCGATGCAGTGCCGTCCGAGCAGCCGGTCGACCCAGAACCGGAGCCTGCGCTGCCGGCACCCCCGCCGCGCCGTTCGCTCGATGACGATGAGATCGTGCGCGCTCTCGAAGCCGCGCAGGGACCCACCACCGAAACCATCGACCTGATCGCTCAGATCGAGCAGCAGATGTCGCTGCGTGAGCGCGAGGTCGCCGAGTACCGCGAGTGGGAAGCGGAGATGGTGGCGCTCGGCACCCCCGATGCTTTCGCCGCCCTCGAAAACAGCCGCGGCACCTTCACCGGAGTGATCCCGGTGATCACCGCCGAGTCCGCCTACGCGGTGACGGTGCCGGTTCCCAGCGCCATCGACGAAGCGGATGTCGCTGACGGAGCCGATGTCGCTGACCGGACGGATGTCGCGGACGGGACAGCTACCTCTGACCGGGCTGCCGCCTACGCGCGCCCCAGTGAGGACGAGGACGCGTCGGCCGCTGACCTTGCCGCCGAGGACACCCCCGCGTCCCCGAACGAAACTGCGCCCGCGCCCGCCCGCGTTCACAGTTTCGAGGCCTTGCTGGCGGGGGCAGTTGACCTGCCGCACCGTGCCGAACCACTCGAGCTGGCGGAAGACCACCTCGCACCCTCCCTCGACCAACTGAGTCGGGGCTGGCGCAACGACGAGTTGAGCGGCTTTTCCGGGCCTGACTCGGCGATTGACGCTGCCGAGCCAGACGTTGACGCTGGTGACGCTGTGGAACCCGACGCAACCGCCTCGGTCTCGGACGTTGAGGTTGCGCAACCGCACGCCGACTCTGCCGCTCCCGCCGACTCTGCCGAACTGGCTGGCGCGGATGAACAGGCTGGCACCGCCGGGCTCGCCGCCACTGCCGCACCGGCGCAGGCCGCCGATCCGGTCGACACCACCCCGCCGCTCGAGCCAGCTGCGCCTGCCGAGCCCGCCATCACCGCCGTCCCCGCGCGCCCACGCGAGCGCACCCGTGCCTCGGTGTGGCAGGTCGAAGCCGCGGGGCTCGAACCGACTCCCCGTGAGGCCCGTACCGGTCGTGCGTCGCGCATGCTCTGGCTCTGGTTCGCGCTGTCGTCGTCTGCCGTGAGTATGGGCGTCGGAGCCGTAGTGTTCTCGCTCGGCCTAAGCCTTCGCCAGTCCATCGTCGCCGTGCTGGTGGGCGTGGGCCTGTCCTTCCTGCCGCTCGGCCTCGGTACCCTGGCCGGCAAGTGGAGCGGCCAGCCCACCATGGTGGTCTCCCGCGCCTCATTCGGGCTGCGCGGCAACATCGTGCCGGCGCTGCTCGCGGTCATTACCCGGGTGTTCTGGGCGGCCGTGCTGCTCTGGTTGCTCGCCACCTCGATATCGTCGGCGCTGGCACACGGCCAGCTGCTCGGCGCGCTCTCCGAAGGCCAGGCCAGCGCCATCGCACTCGCTGTGGCCTTCGTCATCGCCGCGGCGATCGCCTTCTTCGGTTTCCGGCTGCTTGCCATCGTGCAACTGGTGCTCGGCATCGCCAGCGCGGTTCTCGTGATCGGCCTGATCGTGCTCACCGCCGGTCGCATCAACCTGGACAATGCGCTGCTCGTGCCCGACGGTGACTGGTTCGTCGCCCTCGGCGGCGCGGTGGTCGTCTTCAGCGTGGTCGGACTGGCGTGGGCGACCAGCGCGTCTGACCTCGCCCGATACCAGCAGCCGGGCGCGCCGGGCGGCCGGTCGATGGTGTGGGCAACGGTCGGCGCCACAGTGCCGCCGTTCGTGCTGATCAGCTGGGGTGCGCTGCTCAGCGCCTCCGACAGCGCACTGGCCCCCGAGCTCGCGACAGACCCGATCGCGGCCCTCGCAGCGGTCGTTCCCAGCTGGTTCCTCATCCCGCTGATGGCGTCGGCGGCTCTGAGCCTGCTCGCCGCGGTCAGCGTGGCGCTGTACTCCAGCGGATTCGCGATTCAGGCCACCGGGCTGCGCGTGCCCAGACAGTTTGCGGTCGTGATCGGCGGCATCCTGCTGCTGATCGGTGCAGCGGTGCTCTCGGCGGCGGCGCTCCCGTTCGACCTGGTGCTGCGGGATGTCGCGACGACGCTCGCCGTGCCGGTCGCCGCCTGGGTGGGGATCTTCGCGGCCGAGCTGATGATCCGCAACCGCCGGTTCAGCTCGCGCTCCTTGCTGGCCTCCGGCGGCGCCTACGCCGACATGCGCTGGCTGAACCTCGGCGCGCTTGTCGTGATCACCGTCATCGGTTATGGCTTCACCGCCGCTACCCTCGACGGGTACGGCTGGCAGGGTTACCTCCTCGATGCGCTGAACGTGGCGCGCGACAGCCCGCTCGCACTCACCGACTTCGGCGTGCTGGTCGCCCTCGGGCTCGGCCTGATCACCCCGATCGCATTCGGTGTTTCCGCCATCAGGGATCAGGAGAGTGCGGGTGCGTAG
- a CDS encoding YbhB/YbcL family Raf kinase inhibitor-like protein: MLNLDPYAELAKLKQVATFPVSSSDFTDGGDLPRAHYAADAGGRDLSPQLTWSGFPPDTKSFAVTCLDPDAPTGSGWWHWAVFNLPLSVTSLESGAGDPTRGLLPRGAVTLPNESREPAFGGAAPPPGTGVHRYIFVVHALDVPSVSLDERSTPGVLGISLFFHGLGRGILTAHGQH, translated from the coding sequence ATGCTCAACCTTGACCCGTATGCCGAGCTGGCGAAGCTCAAGCAGGTGGCCACGTTCCCGGTTTCGAGTTCCGATTTCACGGATGGCGGCGACCTGCCTCGCGCGCACTACGCGGCGGATGCCGGCGGTCGCGACCTGTCTCCGCAGCTGACGTGGAGCGGCTTCCCACCCGACACCAAGAGCTTCGCCGTCACCTGCCTCGACCCGGACGCGCCCACCGGCAGCGGGTGGTGGCACTGGGCGGTGTTCAACCTGCCGCTGTCGGTCACCTCTCTGGAATCCGGCGCGGGGGACCCCACCCGCGGCCTGCTGCCGCGAGGGGCGGTTACCCTGCCGAACGAGAGCCGTGAGCCCGCATTCGGCGGTGCGGCGCCGCCGCCGGGCACGGGCGTTCACCGCTATATCTTCGTCGTGCACGCGCTCGACGTGCCATCCGTCAGTCTGGATGAGCGGTCCACGCCGGGAGTGCTCGGCATCAGCCTGTTCTTCCACGGTCTCGGCCGCGGCATCCTCACCGCGCACGGTCAGCACTGA
- a CDS encoding catalase, with product MTDPTGKAPAEGDDRAILTNRQGHPVYDNQNQRTVGPRGPVTLENYQFLEKISHFDRERIPERVVHARGAVAFGHFEATGKWGDEPISKYTRASLFQQAGKQTDLAVRFSTVIGGRDSAETARDPRGFAVKFYTDEGNWDLVGNNLAVFFIRDALKFPDVIHSLKPDPVTFRQEPARIFDFMSQTPESMHMLVNLFSPRGIPADYRHMQGFGVNTYKWCNSAGETVLVKYHWQPQQGVKSMTAQDAANVQATETGHASKDLYEAITRGDLPKWDLYVQMMSDDEHPELDWDPLDDTKTWPEQDFPPKLIGTMTLTGNVSDHHQDNEQIAFGTGVLVDGLDFSDDKMLVGRTFSYSDTQRYRVGPNYLQLPVNSPSAEVATNQRGGQMSFFVDLGHGQNPHVNYEPSITGGLREAQYATDDIEGPELTGRLTRARIPRTNDYLQAGQRYQLMEQWEKDDLVANFVELIGQAADVVQRRMVWHFLLADDELGLRVGEGLGIRPDDVRNLDPLPGQTLNDEERMRLQNLGANGPRDVAGLTMTHCVHNERVVIER from the coding sequence ATGACCGACCCCACTGGCAAAGCTCCCGCAGAAGGCGACGACCGCGCAATCCTGACGAACCGTCAGGGGCATCCGGTTTACGACAATCAGAACCAACGCACGGTTGGCCCGCGCGGCCCGGTGACGCTCGAGAACTACCAGTTCCTCGAGAAGATCAGCCACTTCGACCGGGAGCGGATTCCCGAGCGGGTGGTGCACGCTCGCGGTGCCGTGGCGTTCGGTCATTTCGAAGCCACCGGCAAGTGGGGTGACGAGCCGATCTCGAAGTACACCCGGGCGAGTCTGTTCCAACAGGCTGGCAAGCAGACCGACCTGGCGGTGCGGTTCTCCACCGTGATCGGCGGCCGCGACTCCGCGGAGACCGCCCGCGACCCGCGAGGATTCGCCGTGAAGTTCTACACAGACGAAGGCAACTGGGACCTGGTCGGCAACAACCTCGCCGTGTTCTTCATCCGTGACGCGCTCAAATTCCCCGACGTCATCCACTCGCTGAAACCCGACCCCGTCACGTTCCGGCAGGAGCCCGCGCGCATCTTCGACTTCATGTCGCAGACCCCGGAGTCGATGCACATGCTGGTGAACCTATTCAGCCCCCGCGGCATCCCCGCCGACTACCGGCACATGCAGGGCTTCGGAGTGAACACCTACAAGTGGTGCAACTCGGCCGGCGAGACGGTGCTGGTGAAATACCACTGGCAACCCCAGCAGGGCGTGAAGAGCATGACAGCGCAGGATGCCGCGAACGTGCAGGCCACCGAAACGGGTCACGCGTCGAAGGACCTGTACGAGGCAATCACCCGCGGCGACCTGCCGAAATGGGACCTGTACGTGCAGATGATGAGTGACGACGAGCATCCGGAACTGGACTGGGATCCCCTGGATGACACCAAGACCTGGCCGGAACAGGACTTCCCGCCGAAGCTCATCGGCACCATGACCCTCACCGGCAACGTCAGCGACCATCACCAGGACAACGAGCAGATCGCGTTCGGCACCGGCGTGCTGGTGGACGGGCTCGACTTCTCCGACGACAAGATGCTGGTCGGCCGCACGTTCAGCTACAGCGACACCCAGCGCTACCGGGTGGGCCCCAACTACCTGCAGCTGCCGGTGAACTCGCCATCCGCCGAGGTCGCCACCAATCAGCGCGGCGGCCAGATGTCGTTCTTCGTCGACCTAGGGCACGGCCAGAACCCGCACGTCAACTACGAGCCGTCGATCACCGGCGGGCTCCGTGAGGCGCAGTACGCGACGGATGACATCGAGGGTCCGGAGCTGACCGGCCGGCTGACCAGGGCGCGGATCCCCCGCACCAACGACTATCTGCAGGCCGGGCAGCGCTACCAGCTGATGGAGCAGTGGGAGAAGGACGACCTCGTTGCGAACTTCGTCGAGCTGATCGGGCAGGCGGCGGACGTCGTGCAGCGGCGGATGGTGTGGCACTTCCTGCTCGCCGACGACGAACTGGGGCTGCGGGTGGGTGAAGGCCTCGGCATCCGCCCCGACGACGTTCGCAACCTGGATCCGTTACCCGGTCAAACCCTGAACGACGAGGAACGCATGCGCCTGCAGAACCTCGGCGCGAACGGGCCGCGTGATGTCGCTGGCCTGACCATGACGCACTGCGTGCACAACGAGCGGGTGGTGATCGAACGCTGA